The window GCCGGCAGCTGCGGAGGCGAATTTTTGGTGTGTGTGAATAATAAACCGTATTGAAGATTTTTTTTTGTAAATTTCCGCGTGTAAAAGGCGTTCCGAGGAAGGTCTTACTGAACCGAACAAATCGGGAGTATTTATGTTAAGAAGTACAATGTTGTCGGGTTTAAGATTTTCGTATCCGCAACCTGAAGGGGTAATTGCAAAATTATCATTATCGATACGTACGCTTACATTTCCCCAAGTACGTATTGTAAGACCCGTATGGAGTAATTTTTTCCCCATTTTAATAACGGTAAGTTTTGCATCGGTTGCCGTCATTCCGTTAATCCTTTAAAAGCTATACCGGATTTTTCAACAAAAAGCCTTGTGCATATTGCATGTGCTTTATGTATTCCGTTTTATCGCTGATGACCGTCATACTATTGAGTTATGACCGTCATACTATTGAGTTATGACTGTATTTATTTCATTTAAAATAGCATTAAAGTCCAAGGGCTTTTTAAAAAAAGAATCCGCTCCCAATTCGAGCATTTGGGTTTTAAGCGTACTGTCTTCAAGGCCTGTAACCACGATTATGTAAGGTTCTCCGAAAGAGTCATCGCTTTTTATCTTAGTACAAATTTCTTTTCCGCCTATTCCGGGTAAGTCTATATCCAAGATAATAAAACCCGGTCTATACTTTGCAATTTGGGAACCGGCATCGAATCCGTCATAAGACTGATAAATTGTAAGCTCCGGAATGTTCTTCGTTAAAAATGTAGCTATAGCCTCATTTAAAACCCTATCGTCATCTACAATAATAATGGAATTCCAATGGGCTTGACCGGCAGAATCTTCCAAATCTTCAGGTATTTTCATACCCCGATCTTTAATAAAAGAAAGTAAATCCTCGTGATATACACGGTATTGACCGCCCGGTGTATTAAAGGCTTTCAGATATCCATTGCGAATCCAGTTTATTGCTGTTTGGTTGACGACTCCGCACATATTGGCAACTTCAAGCGCCGAATACATTTTTACCCGCCGTCTGCTTTCGTTTTTACTCATAATTTTAATTATAATAGCTTGCGCTATTATTTTTTATTTCCTCCAAACATAAATTTATAAGATTCATAGAAAAACCAAGCCGCTGCATTGACCGCAGAAGTTTTTGTTTATCCTTATATTTTACCGACTGCCTTTTTAAAGCCGTTCGGCAAATATCCTCTTCGGAATTTTCGGAAAAAAAGTCGCTGAGGGCTTTTTCCGCAACAGCAAAATTCACTCCGCGTAAAGCAAGCTCGGAAGCAAGCCGTTTCCTTCCCTCTTTTTTACTTATGCTGCGGGTGTTAAGCCATGCAGCGGCAAACCTGCCGTCGTTTAAAAATCCCTTATCGGATAAATAATCCAAGGCGATTTTTATATCGCCTGCCGAAAAATCTTTTTTTTTCAGCTTTATTTCCAGCTGAAATCTTGAATGTTCGGCTCTGTTTAAATATATCATAGCCGCCGTTTCAACGGCATATCTTCGGACGGCATTAAGTAATGCGTCCAACAAATCTCCGCTTATTAAAGCACCGCAAGTTTTAGTAAGAAGCTGCAAGTGCTCTTCGTTAAAATATTCCGCACGTGTTAAAAAAGACACTCCTTCAGAATTGACAACTTTAATCAATCCTGAAGAAGCGCTGCATATATCCGCAACAAAAAAAGAATTAGCGTTTGCTGAACTGGAATCTTCGGCGTGCACCGCGCTGACCGTATTTTTTGCGCTCAACCATTCGCGAATCCCGTGTAAGCAATCCGTTTGCCTTTAAAGATGCGCGGTTGGAAATGTCCACTTGAGCCAAGGCTCTGGCAATACCGTGCGAACATGCTCCCGCCTGACCGTTAAGTCCTCCGCCGCAGACAGTAATGATAATGTCGTACTTTGATTCACTTGCAGTTACCATTAAAGGTTCTTTTGCTTTTTGGATTTGCTCCGCTGTAGCAAAATAGTCGTTAATGTCCTTATCGTTAATCGATAATTTTCCTTTTCCGTCCCGAATGTATACTCTGGCGACCGATGTTTTTCGGCGGCCCGTTCCCATTCCAATATTTTTCATTCGCTGCTCCTTATATTTCCACTGCTACGGGGTTTTGTGCTTTATGCGGATGTTCCGAGCCTGCATAGACCTTAACATTCGTTAAAAGCTTTCTGCCAAGCGGTCCCTTGGGAAGCATACCCTTAATTGCAATCATCAACGGTTCCGTCGGCTTTTTCTCTATAAGTTTGCTGAAATTGACAGATTTTAAGCCTCCGACATAACCGGTATGTCTGTAGTACATCTTATCCTTAGCCTTATTACCAGTTACGGCAACTTTTTCGGCATTTACAATTACTACGTAATCGCCGGTTTCCTGATTGGGAGCAAAAACGGTTTTATGCTTTCCCCTGAGCATAGCGGCGGTTTTTGCAGCTACACGTCCCAGAGGCTTCCCTGCGGCATCAATTAAGTACCAAGAGCGGGGAGCTTCATGTTCTTTTATAAAAATAGTTTTCATTAGTGTATACCTTCTACAATAAATATATGCAGATAATGTGGGTGCAAATATTATAAAGGAATAATTGATTTATGTCAACAACTTATTCCGTTTTATTTTCCGCAGCCTTCATAGCGGCTTCTTCTTTACGTGCGTCCTGTTTGTCTTTAATATCGGCAATGCCTATAAAGATGGAAATAAGCCCTACAAAAGCGGCGAAAATCGGAAGACCTCCGCGCAAAAACAGCAGTATATCCTGCCCCCAGCCCAATCCCATGGGCAAAGCTGAAACTACCGTAAAAGCAATTAAAATAATACCAATAAAAAGTGCTAACATTGTAAGCCTCCTAAATCGTAAAAAACTATTATCGCATATTTATAAAAAACGGTCAAGTAAGCATTGAGGGGCTTTGTTTTATGGAATAAAACATCTTAAATAAGGGTTTACCAAGGTTTTGCAGGCCGTTTTCGGATATTTTTAAAATTTAAATTCGGGTTTAACGGAACGGTTTTAGGGTAAGTTTTTATCCGAAAAAGACTTCCGTTCTTTTTTACGGACGAATATTCGGTTGCTTTAGGTTCTGGTATTTATTTTGGAATTATAGTATATTTATTTTTAACAATGGTTAACCTAATTGTTTATAAACTGTTTTATTATTAAAACTGTAAAAAACTTACATAGGAGATAATTTATGAAAAACTTTAAGTTTGCCGCCTTGATTGCGGCAATAATATTTACGGCTTTGTTTGTAAGCTGTCCGAGTGCAAAGAATATACCGGAAGGCGGAAATGAGGAAGCGAATAAGAATGAGAATAAAGAGAAAAAACCTCCTTATGATGTTTGGAAAGATTCTTCGAGGGATAAGTCCTATGCAACCGTATTCGAAGGGGATAAGGGTCCTATAGGGGTGGATAACCAGAAGGGCTTTTATCGTATTCCAGCTCTTACCGTTACAAAAGACGGGGTTTTGCTCGCCTTTGCCGACAAACGCTTCGGAGATAATATGGATACGGGGTATGATATACCGATTAGCGGTAGCGGTATTGCACAGGGCGGAAATTATAGGAATAAAAATAAACCTTCGGATATTGTAATGCGAAAATCCTCGGATGCGGGCAAAACCTGGTCGGAAGAAACCGTTTGCGCGCGCGGCGACGGGCATGGACAACAACAGGCTCATAACGATACGGAGAATAACAATATTACGTCGGTTACGAAGCCTCAAGACGGTAAGTATGCGGGGCATTGCGACGCCGTTCCCGCTGCCGACCGCGATTCCGGACAACTTTTATTTTTAACATGTTCCGGGAGCAGTAATTACAGTAACCAAAACGGCCCCAACTATTTACTTTGCTTTACTTCTCTTGACGGCGGAAAAACTTGGACTTATAAAGATATAAGCTCGGATATTGAGCGTTTAACAAACAATAACTCCGGACAGCGGTTTTTCGGTTCAGGAAGAGCGACACAGTCTAAAATTCATAAAAAAGGAAGTCATTATCGGGTGTATGCGCATGTCGGAATTGCCGGTAAAGGCTATGTTATGTACACGGACGACTTCGGCTCTAATTGGAAAATGCTTAAACGGCAGGGCGGAAGCGGGGAAATTACCGGCTGGGATGAAGTAAAGGTTACGGAATTCGATGACGGCAGTCTTCTTATTGTAGGCAAGCAAAAATCAGGTTCAAATCCTCTTACCGTGTTTAAGTATTCCGATGTAGAAAACGGTACGGGAACATTTGAAAATAATGTAAACGTACAAAATATCGCAGGCACCGAATGTAACGGGGATATGATAATAGTAAAGGCTAAAAAAACCGCTTCGGGTGAAAAGGTAAATCTCGTATTGGCATCTTATCCCTTAGGCCTTAAATCGGGAGCAGCTTCTGCGAGTGAGATTTCAGGTGCCCGCAGCAGTACGAATTTTTACCGCTTTAACATAGGTATTTATTGGAAAGAATTTGAAGGCAATGCCTTAACTTTACCCGAAGCGACTTCTTTTAATTCCGGCTGGTGTACAAACCCGTATCGGGTACAAGGAGATTAAGATATAGAAGGCGTGTACTCTGTAATGCAGGAGCTTCCCAATAAAAATATCGGAATTTTATATGAAGAAGGCCCTGCGACAAGAGCGGAACTTAAAAGCGGACAAAAAATACCGTTTAAAGGTTACCAGTACGGCGACTGGAACGTTATAAAATATAAAGAGCTTGATATTTCCGATATAACCGGCGGACAATATTCCAAGCTGTAAATATTTGCGGCGGTTTTGCTTTAAATTTATACCCGCAATGCATAAAAATACCCTCTCTACCGCTTTTTTTCAGATAACGGCGGGGAGGGGGATTACCTTTCAGTGCCGAATTTTAACATAAAAAATTACAATTTGCCGTTTTAGAAGGAGTTCCGACAAGAGTACAAAAGGTGAAAATTTCAGCATATAGGAGTTATGAGATGAAAGAAAAAGGTATAACGGACAGTCTTCCTCAAAAAAAATGTAAGAAAATATTTCAGTTTAAAAGACGTTTTTCAATTCAATTTAAATTACTGCTTCCGATAATTTTTTTAACCCTGATTCAATATGCAGTTTTGCTTTATAATGAATGGCGGAGTATCCGCAATTTTTCTTATGAACAGATAAGAGCATTGGCTAACGTAAAACATCTTGCTTTTATAAATGCGGTCAATAATTATTCGGAAACGGGAGGTATTCTTCTGGATTTTATATCTCAGGATACGAATATTATAAAAGCCTTTGCCGAAAAAGACAGAAATGCTCTTTTATATGCTGCAGGGCCATTGTATAAAACTATGCATGAAAAATACAACATAGAGCAATTTCATTTTCACACGCCGGAAGTAAATTCTTTTTTGCGTGTACACGCCCCTTTAAAATACGGCGATAATCTAAGCTCTTACCGCCTTTCGGTAATTGAAGCCAATAAAGAAAAAAAACGCATTTCCGGTTTGGAAGTCGGATTAAGCGATTTGGGATTCCGCATAGTTACACCCTTATATTCTTCCGAAGGAGTGCATATAGGTTCGGTTGAATGCGGAGGGGCAATTAATACCGATTTTATTAACGCTTTATGTAAAATAAGTTCCGAGGAAGTATTGGAAGGCGGAATGAATATGAGCATTACAATAAAAACTCTTGAAGGAGAATATAAGGTTATAGCCGGTAATTTTAACGATACGGATACGGATAATCCTCAAACTATTTCC is drawn from Treponema pedis and contains these coding sequences:
- a CDS encoding response regulator; translated protein: MYSALEVANMCGVVNQTAINWIRNGYLKAFNTPGGQYRVYHEDLLSFIKDRGMKIPEDLEDSAGQAHWNSIIIVDDDRVLNEAIATFLTKNIPELTIYQSYDGFDAGSQIAKYRPGFIILDIDLPGIGGKEICTKIKSDDSFGEPYIIVVTGLEDSTLKTQMLELGADSFFKKPLDFNAILNEINTVITQ
- a CDS encoding regulatory protein RecX, encoding MSAKNTVSAVHAEDSSSANANSFFVADICSASSGLIKVVNSEGVSFLTRAEYFNEEHLQLLTKTCGALISGDLLDALLNAVRRYAVETAAMIYLNRAEHSRFQLEIKLKKKDFSAGDIKIALDYLSDKGFLNDGRFAAAWLNTRSISKKEGRKRLASELALRGVNFAVAEKALSDFFSENSEEDICRTALKRQSVKYKDKQKLLRSMQRLGFSMNLINLCLEEIKNNSASYYN
- the rpsI gene encoding 30S ribosomal protein S9, which translates into the protein MKNIGMGTGRRKTSVARVYIRDGKGKLSINDKDINDYFATAEQIQKAKEPLMVTASESKYDIIITVCGGGLNGQAGACSHGIARALAQVDISNRASLKANGLLTRDSRMVERKKYGQRGARRRFQFSKR
- the rplM gene encoding 50S ribosomal protein L13 translates to MKTIFIKEHEAPRSWYLIDAAGKPLGRVAAKTAAMLRGKHKTVFAPNQETGDYVVIVNAEKVAVTGNKAKDKMYYRHTGYVGGLKSVNFSKLIEKKPTEPLMIAIKGMLPKGPLGRKLLTNVKVYAGSEHPHKAQNPVAVEI
- a CDS encoding sialidase family protein; the protein is MKNFKFAALIAAIIFTALFVSCPSAKNIPEGGNEEANKNENKEKKPPYDVWKDSSRDKSYATVFEGDKGPIGVDNQKGFYRIPALTVTKDGVLLAFADKRFGDNMDTGYDIPISGSGIAQGGNYRNKNKPSDIVMRKSSDAGKTWSEETVCARGDGHGQQQAHNDTENNNITSVTKPQDGKYAGHCDAVPAADRDSGQLLFLTCSGSSNYSNQNGPNYLLCFTSLDGGKTWTYKDISSDIERLTNNNSGQRFFGSGRATQSKIHKKGSHYRVYAHVGIAGKGYVMYTDDFGSNWKMLKRQGGSGEITGWDEVKVTEFDDGSLLIVGKQKSGSNPLTVFKYSDVENGTGTFENNVNVQNIAGTECNGDMIIVKAKKTASGEKVNLVLASYPLGLKSGAASASEISGARSSTNFYRFNIGIYWKEFEGNALTLPEATSFNSGWCTNPYRVQGD